In the genome of Deinococcus aetherius, the window GACCCTGTCGGGTGGAACTGGCCAGCAGGTTGTGGCAAGTTGTTGGGGTAGGGTGACGCGGTGTCCAGCGGTAAAAAGCCTCCCGGGGACCGGTTCCCCCTCGTCTTGATCGGCTCTGCCGTCTGGGTTGTGGCAAGTTGTTGGCATCCAGGAAGCGGGAGGCCTTTGAAAGGCAGGTGGCCTGAACTTCAGGCCACCCGCTGTACTGTTCCCCACCACGTTTTGAAAGCAGCCTGTTGATGAGAACGACGGTGAGGAGCGGGGACAGTCGAGCGAGCGGCATGGTGAAGGTTGGCGATCCGGACGTGCAGGTCGAGAAAGCTCTGCGTCCGTCTTCGTGATCGGAACCCTCGCTGCTGACGTTCCTGCCGCCGTGTTGGACGGTGGGACTGCTCGACCAAATTATTGCAGCGGGCCGGAGAGACCACTTGGACGTGCTCCACGGCGTGGAGCACGGGAAGCTCGCGCAGGGACGCACCATAACTCCAGAGCTTGTCGGTGTGGATCACCTCTGGCGTATCGTATTCCCCCAGCAGGCGCTCAGAAAACGACTTGGCAGCCTCGGTGTCCCGGTGTTGCTGAAGGAAGACGTCCAGCACGACGCCGTGTTCCAGGGCGGCCCGCCACAACCAGTGGGTGACGCCCCCGACATCCACATGCATTTCGTCCAAATGCCACCGGGAACCCCGTGGAAGTTCCCGGTGGCGGAGACCCTGGGCCAAGAGGTCACTGAAGTTGATGCACCAGGTCCGAATGGACTCGCGCGAAACGACGATGCCCCGCTCCAGCAGGAGTTCCTCAACATCGCGGTGGCTGAGGGTAAAGCGGTGGTACATCCAAACCGCGTAGCTGATCACAGCGAGAGGAAATCGGTAGCCAGGGAGCTTCTTGCCGCTCAGCACTGCCTCACCCTACCCCAACAACTTGCCACAACCGGTCCGGGGAGATGACGACCTGAACGCGGGCAAGGCGGTCCTCCAGGACGAAGAACGCGAACCCGCCTGCCGACGGCGGCTTTTGCCGGGCGATCACCGAGCCCGCCGTCCAGACGAGCTGCCCGTGCCGCACCGCCGCGAGGGGTACACACCCCAGGTTCCTCAGCCGCGTGCGGTGCGCGTCAAGGAGGTGGCACCCCGACTCGCTCAGCCCCTTGGTCGCCAGGTCCGCGCGTAGCAGCTCGTCCGGGGCCAGGTCGGGCAGCTCCGGCACCGGGGCGTGGAGGTGCAGCAGGGCCCGGGGCAAAGGGTGAGCCTGCGCCGCGAACCCGGGTTTCCACAGGGGCGGACATGCTCCCTCACGCATCCGGCCAACCGCACGTGCCGGAAGCGGGCCGCAGCCCGGTCCGGGCCAGCACATGCGGTCATGCCTTGAGAAAGTGACCCATGCCCAGCCTCATGCGGGAAGCGGGACGTAGGGTCAGCCACACTAAAGGAGGTTCACATGGACTACCGTCACCTCGGACGCACCGGCCTCAAGGTCAGCCCCCTCTGCCTCGGCACCATGAACTTCGGCCCCGAGACGAGCGAACCGGACAGCTTCCGCATCATGGACCGGGCCCTGGACCTCGGCCTGAACTTCTTCGACACCGCCAACGTCTACGGCTGGAAGCAGGGCGAGGGCGTGACAGAGCAGATCGTCGGCCGCTGGCTGGAACAGAATTCCGGGGCGCGCGACCGGATCGTTCTCGCCACCAAGGTCTACGGCAAGATGGGCGAGGGCCCCAACGACCAGAAGCTCTCGGCCTACCACATCCGCCGCGCGTGTGAGGACAGCCTGCGGCGGCTGAAGACCGACCGCATCGACCTCTACCAGATGCACCACATCGACCGCGCCACGCCCTGGGAGGAGGTGTGGCAGGCGATGGAGTGGCTGGTGGGGCAGGGCATGGTGCTGTACGTGGGCTCGAGCAACTTCGCGGGCTGGAACATCGCGCAGGCCAACTCCATCGCCGCGCAGCGCAACTTCATGGGGCTGGTGTCCGAGCAGAGCCTGTACAACCTCCAGGCCCGCATGGTCGAGCTGGAGGTCATCCCGGCGTGCCGCGCCTTCGGGCTGGGGCTGATTCCGTGGAGTCCGCTGGGAGGCGGGCTGCTGGGCGGTGCGCTGCAAAAGGCGGAGGGGGGCCGCCGGGCGAGCGAGCGGATGCAGGGGCAAATCGAGAAGTACCGGCCGCAACTGGAGCGGTACGAGGCGCTGTGCCGGGACTTGGGGGAGCAACCGGCGGACGTGGCGCTGGCGTGGCTGCTCAGCAACCCGGTGGTGACAGCGCCGATCATCGGGCCGCGAACGCTGGAGCAACTGGAGGGGAACCTGCGGGCACTGGACGTGCGGCTCTCAGAAGAGACCCTGAAGGAACTGGACGCGATCTGGCCGGGACCCGGGGGGCAGGCCCCGGAGGCCTACGCGTGGTGAACGCGCGCCGCGTGGTCGTTACCGGATCGAGCGGCAAGGCGGGCCGCGCGGTCGTCCGCGAGCTGCTGAAACACGGTTACGACGTGACCGCGGTAGACCTCGTGCCCTTCGACGCCGTGGGCTTGCCTCGCCCACTCGCGGGGAACCTGCGCGCCGACCTCACCGACTTCGGGCAGACGCTGGAGGTGTTGCGCGGGATGGACGGGGTCGTTCACCTCGCCAACATCCCCGCGCCCGGGTTAACCACGCCGGGGCGAACCTTTCTGGAGAACACGGCCATGAACTTCGCGGTGTTCTCGGCAGCGGTGCAGGGCGGCCTGAAGCGGGTGGTGTGGGCGTCGAGCGAGACGACGCTCGGTCTGCCCTTCGACACCCCGCCGCGCTACGCCCCGGTGGACGAGGAGCACTTCCCGCTGCCGGAGAGCACCTACGCCCTGTCCAAGGTGGTCGGCGAGACGCTGGCCGAGCAGTTCGCGCGCTGGTCGAAGATTGGGTTCGTGGGCCTGAGAATCTCGAACATCATGGAGCCCCACGACTACGCGGCCTTTCCGGGTTTCTGGGCCGACGCGCACCTGCGCAAGTGGAACCTGTGGGGCTATGTGGACGCGCGGGATGTGGCGCAGGCATGCCGCCTGGGGCTGGAGGCGGACGTGAGCGGGGCCCGAAGCGTCATCGTCGCGGCTGCGGATACGGTGATGAACCGGCCCTCGCGCGAACTGATGGCCGAGGTGTTTCCCGGCGTGCCGGTCGCGCCGGACCTCGGGGACTTCGGGACGTTGCTCTCGGTCCGGGAGGCCGGGCGGGTGCTGGGGTACGTGCCCGGGTACTCCTGGCGAAGCATGGTGACAGCGGGGAGGCTGAGGCAGGACCGGTCTGCCCCGGAGGGGTAGACCAGGCGGACTGGAAACCGCCCACCCTCCCCGTGGTCGGAAAGCGAGGCTGACCTGTGGGCCGGAAGCGGCTGCGTGAGGAACAGCTCGTCCTTAAGGCGTGAGATGGTGGGAGAGCATGCTCAGGACTTCAGCCACGTCGTCGCTACAGCTTCGACATGCAGCGCAACGCCTGAGGGGTCACTTCCACGACTGGGGCAGGGGAGGTGACCCAGGCTGGCCGCGCGGCGCATGGCTGGGCTTTCGAAGGGTGGCCTGCCCTGTCGGAGCCTCCACTTACCCTGTCCTCCTGGAGGCGGTAACGAGGTTCGGAGGAGGCTCCCCATGCCTAGGTACGGAAGAGACCCCTCCTTGCCTGAGAGGACGGGGCCGTCCCCCTTCAGCCCGCGAGCCAGCGCCGGACCTCGCCCTTCAGGAAGTCCAGTTCCTCGGGTAAACCCGCCGGGCTGCCCGCCCGGTGCCCCCAGATGCTTGGGATGGGCCGCAGTTCCCCGAAGCGCAGGTGGGGGAGTTCGGCCGCGTTGTCCGCCACTCGGAAGTACAGATCGGTCTCACCAGGCAGCAGCAACACCCGTGCCTGAATGGCAGAGAGTGCCCGGCTCAGGTCCCCGCCGTACAGGTCGCCCGCGCTGATGTCGCCGTGCAGCCAGCTCACCGCCTGGGCGTAGAGATTCGCGGCCCGGCACCCGGCGAAGCCCTCCTCCCAGTCCGCGCGCAGGTACGTCTCCAGGTCGGGGAAGCCCAGGGCCGTGCGAAACAGTTCCGCACGGTAGAAGTCCTGGCTCAGGCCCCAGCCCGCGTAGATGTGCGCAAAGGCCCGCAGCGCCGCCCGGGGCTCGGCCGAGAACCGGCCCTGCCCCAGGTGCTCGGGGGCCGCCTCCAGGGTCCTGAGCAGCCCGGAGAGAAAGACGCGGTTGTGCAGGGCCGTGCGCGCGCTGCCGCACACCACGATGACCCGCTCGACCCGTTCTGGAAACAGGGCCGCCCAGTGGTAGGCCTGCATCGCGCCCATCGAGAAGCCGTAGACGGCGGATACCCGCTCCACGCCGAACACCTCCCCGAGCAGCCGGGACTGGGCCAGCACATTGTCCCGCAACGTGACGACCTCGGGGTAGTCGGGCGTGTCGGCGGCGCCAGACGAGAGCCCATTGGAGAACATGTCTGGGATGACGATGAAGTACCGCTCGGGGTCCAACACACCATCCGGGCCGATGGGCCAGCTCTGGGTGGCGTGGGTGGCGGTGTAGCTGGTCGGGTAGACGATGACGTTGTCCCGGGCGGCGTTGAGGGTGCCGTGGGTCTGCCAGGCCAGCCGGGCGCCCTGGATCACGCCGCCGCGCTCGACGGTGAGGTCGCCCAGCTCGAAGATGCCGTCCTGGACCGGCCAGGAGGTCACACGGCCCCCGTGGGCGAGGAGGAAGGGGGAAGCCGGTCATACTGGACTGGGCACATGGGCTTACCTTACGCCTCGCCTGGGGCTCGGATCAGCGGCGGGAACAATACACTGGTGCGCGCTGGTAGCTCAGGCCCAGGGCGTGACTCGTTGCCTGTTGCTCGGGACGCTGCCCGTCCACCTCGGCCGCCACGCGGCACTCTGGAGAGTGAGAAGCACTGGAGGGTGGGAGGACTGAAGCAGGCAGTCGAACTCCTGGCCCCTTCAATGCGTGAGGGTGCCCTCCCGCTCGGCGAGGACTCGCAGCGCGTGCCCGACGGCAGCGAGCAAGGTGCCGGTGGTGGCACCGCCGTCCAGGCCCAGGTAGGCGGCGGAGTGCAAGGCGTGGTAGGCGGCTTGCAGGGGCTCATCGCGGGTGGTGGTGAGGTTGGCATACCACCTTGCTCCAGCCTCACCGACGTCCATAGCTGAGCATCCGGCCAGGAGGGCGAGGTCCCGGGCGCGGCAGGATCGACCAGACGAGCGGGACCACCGCGCCGCCGAGGATGGCGCCCAGGACCAGGATGTTCAGCGGCGTATGGCCGTCATGCCAGGTCGTGCGGTCCATGATCAGGGTGAGCTTGCTTTCGGGAAGGAGGGGAAGCAGGACGTCCGTGACGTCCTGCGGGGTCAGTTGGGCGTCGTGGAAGACCCGGGCCACGGTGCGGGTTTTGGATTCGAGACTGGCGTCCCGAGGGAGCTGGAGGGCGATCTTCCGGTGGAGGGTGGATTCAGCCTGGAGCAGTGCCAGGAGCACTTCAGCCAGACGCCGCAGGGCGTCCAGGCGGCGATGGGGCAGGTGGGCTTTCAGGTGGGCGGCCAGCGTGTCAGCATGCAGTCGGGCATTATCAGGGATCGTCACAGACCCAGATACCGCCCTTTGTCATGCCGCGCTGCGTCCAGGACGCTCTTCTCCGCAAAGTGTCAGGTGCTGAGATTTTGTAGATATTGTCTCCGCACCAGTGGAAGGAAAGTTACTGTCAGGCGCAACCGATCGTTCGACCTCCTTCCCACTCTCCAATTGGTGCCTCTGAAAACCTGTTGCGCGGTAGCGGGCCAGGTTCAAGGAAACGCCGTTTTCAGCGCCTAAAACCGACTCAAATCAGCTCTGATTCAAAAGGGGTTGTTTTCGCCGCACACAGACGACCTCTCTTGGGTCCCACCTCTTTACCGCGCAACAGGTTTTGAATACGAGGAGCTTGCTCCTCGGGCACTTATCCCGGCGCCTGAGGTGCCGAAACCACCTCCTCACCTCGCCGATACCCCTCCGTCCACCGTTCGCGGTAGCGGTCCTCTCCCAACACCTCGCGCGCCTGCATGAGCGCCAGGGTCAACCCCTCCTGATCATGCGCCGGAAGCGCCATCCCCGCGCGCTCCCACAGGGCCGCGCCTGCCCCGAAGAACTCGGCGGCACGCTCCGCTTCCCCCCGCCGGGCCAGCACCTGGCCCAGACCCTCCAGGGCCCGGCCCATCCGCCCCTCGTCCCTCAGGGCGACCGCCTGCGTCAAGCTCTCGCGGAACGCCACCTCGGCCCCAGCGACGTCGGTCAACCCCAGGCGGGTCTGCCCGATATTGAAGAGCGTCAGCACGCTGCTGCGCAGGTGCCCGTGCTCCCGCTGCCAGGCCAGCGCCTCCTGGTAGTACTCGGCGGCCCGCGCCAGGTCACCCTGGTGCCGCGCCACCTCCCCCAGATTGTTGAGCACCGCCGAGGCGAAGCGCTCCTCCCCGAGTGGGCGAAACAGGGTCAGCGCCTCCTCGAAGAACGAGGCCGCCCGGGTCAGGTCGCCGCGCATCTGCGCCACCACCCCCAGGTTGTTCAGCGAGACGCCCACCTCGCGCGGCTCGCCCAGGGCACGGCGCAACGTCAGGGCCTCCTGGTGCCAGACCTCGGCCTGGTCGTACGCACCCTGCAACCGCGCGAGATTCCCGGCGGCGTTGAGCGCCCGCGCCCGCGGCCCGGCCGAACCCCCACGCGCCAGCAGGCCGGAGAGGAGTGCCCTGGCCTCCGTGGTGTGCCCGCGGGTGTGCCAAAACGCGTACAGCCTCCCCGCCATCGTCAGAGCACGGTCCACGTCGCCCAGCCACGAGAACGCCTGCCGGAGATTGCCCATCTCCAGGTCCAGCCGCTCCAGCCACACGTGCTGCTGT includes:
- a CDS encoding aldo/keto reductase; translated protein: MDYRHLGRTGLKVSPLCLGTMNFGPETSEPDSFRIMDRALDLGLNFFDTANVYGWKQGEGVTEQIVGRWLEQNSGARDRIVLATKVYGKMGEGPNDQKLSAYHIRRACEDSLRRLKTDRIDLYQMHHIDRATPWEEVWQAMEWLVGQGMVLYVGSSNFAGWNIAQANSIAAQRNFMGLVSEQSLYNLQARMVELEVIPACRAFGLGLIPWSPLGGGLLGGALQKAEGGRRASERMQGQIEKYRPQLERYEALCRDLGEQPADVALAWLLSNPVVTAPIIGPRTLEQLEGNLRALDVRLSEETLKELDAIWPGPGGQAPEAYAW
- a CDS encoding IS6 family transposase, yielding MSGKKLPGYRFPLAVISYAVWMYHRFTLSHRDVEELLLERGIVVSRESIRTWCINFSDLLAQGLRHRELPRGSRWHLDEMHVDVGGVTHWLWRAALEHGVVLDVFLQQHRDTEAAKSFSERLLGEYDTPEVIHTDKLWSYGASLRELPVLHAVEHVQVVSPARCNNLVEQSHRPTRRQERQQRGFRSRRRTQSFLDLHVRIANLHHAARSTVPAPHRRSHQQAAFKTWWGTVQRVA
- a CDS encoding NAD-dependent epimerase/dehydratase family protein, with protein sequence MNARRVVVTGSSGKAGRAVVRELLKHGYDVTAVDLVPFDAVGLPRPLAGNLRADLTDFGQTLEVLRGMDGVVHLANIPAPGLTTPGRTFLENTAMNFAVFSAAVQGGLKRVVWASSETTLGLPFDTPPRYAPVDEEHFPLPESTYALSKVVGETLAEQFARWSKIGFVGLRISNIMEPHDYAAFPGFWADAHLRKWNLWGYVDARDVAQACRLGLEADVSGARSVIVAAADTVMNRPSRELMAEVFPGVPVAPDLGDFGTLLSVREAGRVLGYVPGYSWRSMVTAGRLRQDRSAPEG
- a CDS encoding alpha/beta fold hydrolase, with the translated sequence MTSWPVQDGIFELGDLTVERGGVIQGARLAWQTHGTLNAARDNVIVYPTSYTATHATQSWPIGPDGVLDPERYFIVIPDMFSNGLSSGAADTPDYPEVVTLRDNVLAQSRLLGEVFGVERVSAVYGFSMGAMQAYHWAALFPERVERVIVVCGSARTALHNRVFLSGLLRTLEAAPEHLGQGRFSAEPRAALRAFAHIYAGWGLSQDFYRAELFRTALGFPDLETYLRADWEEGFAGCRAANLYAQAVSWLHGDISAGDLYGGDLSRALSAIQARVLLLPGETDLYFRVADNAAELPHLRFGELRPIPSIWGHRAGSPAGLPEELDFLKGEVRRWLAG